From the genome of Streptomyces sp. NBC_00523:
ACCGCCGTCGCCGCGTTGCCCACCAGCGTCACCAGGGTCTCGTTCATGACTCCGCCTCCCCTTCGCCCGGATCCCGTGGCCGCGCCGTGCGCGCGGTCACCGGTCCCATGCTGGAGGGGAGGCGGAAATCCTGCCGGGGGCTGTGGACTAACGGCCCGTTGTGGAAAACTCCGTCACCGCCACATAGCGTTCCCGCACTTCGCGGTAGCGCATCAGCTCCGCCGCCACCGGGTCGAGCACCCGGGCCCGCCCGCAGGCTGCCGCCGCCTCGCGCAACCGCCGTTCGGCCTCCTGCCCGTACCGCCGGGCGGGTCCCCGGGCCGCCGCCGCGCACGACCACTCGACGAGCGGGCCGCCCACGACGCCGCCGAGCATCACCAGGGCGGGCGTCAGCAGCCCCGGCTCCAGCACCCCGATGATCTGGCCGGCCAGCCACAGGCCGCCGAAGATCTGCAGCAGCGTCATCGCGACCTGCGCCAGCACCGCCGCCGGCCACCACGCGGGCCGCGGCGGCCTCCCGGCGGCGCGCCCGCCCCGGCCCTCACCCGCGCCCCTGTTCGCCGTGCCGCCCGCGGGCTCCGACGCCGTCGCGCACACCGCACCGCCGCCCGCGCCCCGCGCGGCCGCCTCGCCGCCCGTCACGCGCCCCGCCAGTTCGTCCAGCGCGTCCGGCAGCCCCTTCGCCCCGTGCACCGCGGCCTCCCGCACCGCCTGCGCCCAGGGTCCGGGCAGTCCGGCCGCGGCATCGTCCGCGACCGTGCGCACGGCCTGCTCGACGCGCTGGCGCGCGGTGAGCCGTTCCTCGGGCGGGGCGGCGAGCGGGACCCGGTCCCGGCTGCCGGGCTGCCGCGTGGCCTCGTACCAGCGCCACAGCCGGAGCCACGGCGTGCCGCAGGCCCGTCCGGCGTTGCGGCGCCACTCGCGTTCGGCCGCCTGGCCCGCCGCCGCGGCGCCCACGGCCTCCGCGAGCCGGTCCGTGAACTCCTCCCGGGCCCGCTCCCCCAGACCCGGCCGCCCCTCGGCGACGTACACCGGGCGGAGCCTGGCCGCCGCCGCGTCCACATCGGCGGACAGGCGACGGGTGGCGGCCGTGCGGTCCTGGACGAACCGGCCCAGCAGCTCGCGCAGTTCACCTACGCCCTCGCCGGTGAGGGCGGACAGCGGCAGGACGGTCGCTCCGGGCTCGCCGTGCTCGCCGAGCGCCATGCCGTCCTCGTCCAGCAGCCGGCGCAGGTCGTCCAGCACCTGGTCGGCGGCCTCGCCCGGGAGCCGGTCGATCTGGTTGAGCACGACGAAGGTGACCTCGGCGTGGCCGGCGAGGGGGCGCAGGTAGCGCTCGTGCAGGGCGGCGTCCGCGTACTTCTCCGGGTCCACCACCCAGATCACCGCGTCGACCAGCGCGAGCACCCGGTCCACCTGGTCGCGGTGGCCCTTCGCCGCCGAGTCGTGGTCGGGCAGGTCGACCAGGACGAGGCCCTGGAGCGCCTCGTCGGCCGCCGCGCCCGGCGCCGGCCTCCGCCGCAGTCTGCCGGGCACGGCGAGGCGGTCCAGCAGTCCGGCGGCCCCGTCGGTCCAGGAGCAGGCGAGCGGGGAGGAGGTGGTGGGGCGGCGCAGGCCGGTCTCGGAGAGCTGGGCGCCCGCGAGCGCGTTGAAGAGGGCGGACTTCCCGCTGCCGCTCGCCCCGGCGATGGCGACGACGGTGTGCCGGGAGGAGAGCCGCTGCCGGGCCGCCGCCTCGTCCAGCACCCGGCCCGCCTCGGCGAGCGCGGCCCGGTCCAGGCGGGCCCGGGAGAGGCCGACGAGTTCGCGCAGGGCGTCCAGGCGCGGCCGGAGCGGGCTGCCGGAGTCCACGTACGCCTCGACCTGCGGCCGCCCGTCGTCCTCCTCTTCCTCGGGGGCCTCGTCCGGGGTCTGTTCGGCCTCCTTCCGGCCGGCCTGCGCGCGCCGGGCGATCAGCCCGTCGTCCCAGCCGGTGCCGGAACGGGAGGTGCGGGAGGTAGTGGTATCGGAGCCGGAGGTGTCGGACAGCTGTTCCCCGGTTCCGCCCTGCCCCGGATTCTCGTCAGTGACGGCAGTCATCGCTGCCACCTCTCCTTCTGCAGTAGGGACAGCGCGGCAATGAGTTCGGCCTGTGGCTCGGGGGCCACGTCGAGGGCGTCCAGGGGGGCGAGCCGCCGGTCGCGTTCGCCGTTCAGCACGTGGTCGAGGCAGTTGGTGAGCAGCGCGCCGCCCTTGTCGCGCAGCCGCAGCGCGCCCTGCGCCCCCATCCGTTCGGCGAGTTGTTCACCGGCGGTGCGGGCGCGGCGTCCGCCGAGCAGGGAGGCGGCCAGCAGGGCGGCGACGGTCTCGGGGTCCGGGGCGGTGTTGCGCTCCATCAGGCGCAGCTCCTCCTCGGCGAGTTCTTCCAGGATCCGGCGCCATCTGCGTACGGCCATGTCGATCCGGCCCCGGATGTCCTCGGCCGGTCCCCAGCCGCCTTCCTCGCGGCCCGCCGCCTCGAAGGCGAAGGCCGCGGCGGCGGGTTCCTTGCGCCAGACGGCGCGGATCTGCTCGTCGGCGGCGGCGACGCCGCATTCCAGGAGCGCGGCCAGGCTCTCGACCAGCGCGTCGAGCACTTCGTCGGAGCTGCTGTACGTGGGGTAGCCGCGCCACCTGGTCCGGGCGTCGCCGGCGAGCGCGCCGCCGTTCTTCAGCCGGCGCCGGAGCCGGGCGCCCTCCTTCCCGTACGCCTCCTCGACCACACCCGTGAGCCGTACGGCGGCGGCGTACTGCGCGGCGACGGCTCCGGCGAGCGCGGGCATCCGGACGTTCAGGGAGTCGACGACCCCGGCGGCGGTCCGGCCGACGGCCTGCTGACGGGCGGCCGGGTCCTGGGCGCGGTGCGCGAGCCAGGCGCGGAGCGGGGCGACGGCGGTGGTGGGCAGGAGCCCCCTGCCGCCGCCCGCCGATTCGGGCAGTTCGGGGATGGTGAACCGGGGCACCTCGCCGAGCCCGGCCTTGGTGAGCAGGGCCCCGTACTGGCGGGAGACCTCGGCGATCACCTGGTGCGGGACGCGGTCGAGAACGGTGACGAGCGAGGCGTTGTACTCCTTGGCGGTACGCAGCAGATGCCAGGGCACGGCGTCGGCGTACCGGGAGGCCGTCGTGACCATGACCCAGATGTCGGCGGCGCAGATGAGTTCGGCGGCCAGGACCCGGTTGCGGACGACGAGGGAGTCGATGTCGGGGGCGTCCAGGAGGGCGAGCCCGCGCGGCAGTCCGGGTGCGGTCTCGACGCGCAGCGCGGTGCCCTCCTCGGCCGCGTGGCCGTCGGGTCCGTCGAGGTCGTCGCACTGGCCGGGCTCGGCGTACTCCTCGGGCGGCAGCCAGACCCGGGTGAGCTGCGGCAGCACCCGTACGCCCGTGAACCAGTGCTGGTCGTCCGGGTGGCAGACCAGGACGGGTGTGCGGGTGGTGGGCCGCAGCACCCCGGCCTCGCTGACCCGGCGCCCCACCAGCGAATTGACGAGCGTCGACTTGCCGGCGCCGGTCGATCCGCCGATGACGGCGAGCAGGGGCGCCTCGGGATCCTTGAGCCGGGGCAGCAGGTAGTCGTCCAGCTGGGCGAGCAGCTCGGTCCTGGTCTGCCGGGCGCGGGCGGCGCCCGGGAGCGGGAGTGGGAGACGCACGGCGGCGACACGGTCGCGCAGGGCGGAGAGTGCGTCGATGAGCTGAGGCCGTACGTCCAAGGTCACCACATGCGAAGAATGCCCAATTTTGGAGCCTTTTTGAAGCGTATAGCCACCTCTGCGCGCCGGTTCCTCCGTCCGGACAGAGGGGATGAGTGGGGCGCAGGCATAACGAGTGCACAACACCCGTGGCGTGAAGCGCCAAAAGCGGTGCGTGATCCGGGCCTACCTGCGATTATCGTCTCGCTTCACCGAACCTCCACATCGTGCCACGCAGGTGAAGCAACGAGGTCGAGCCAATCGGAGCCCTATCCTTGATCCGGCAAGGTCACGGACCGCCCGGTCCCGGGGCTCCTGACCACCGCAGCCACCACCCGGCCCCCGTAGCTCAGTGGATAGAGCAGGTGCCTTCTAAGCACTTGGCCGCAGGTTCGAGTCCTGCCGGGGGCGCACAGGCCCAGCCGCCCGCGTCGGACCTCCCCCCGAGGGAGGTCCCACTTCTCGCGGAGCACAGCACGCTAGCGCGGTCCGTGTAGTGACGGCGTAAACATCCCCGGGGCCCCGGGGGAGCGCGCCGCTCCCCCGGCCCCTCCCGTCAGTCCATCTCGCCCTCTCCCTTGTCCTCCACCATGTCCCCGCCGCCCTTCAGCCGCTCCGCGCGGGTGATCGCGTCGGCCAGCTTCGTCACCGAGGCGTCCTCGGTCGTCGTAGCCAGCTTCTCGGCCCGGTCGGCGAGTTCGCCCAGGCCCGGGGCGCCGGGCAGGCCGGTGCCGCGCAGGTTCTCCGCGAAGTAGGCGGCCACCGCCGTCACCTGGAGGCGGGTGCTCCGGCCGCCCCAGAGCTTGCCGGTGATCGCCCCGGCCGTCACGGAACCGGTCTCCTCGTGCGGCTTGCGGGTCTTCGGGTCCAGCCAGCGCACGGTCGCGGTGGCGACATGGCCGGAGGCGCCGTCGCGCAGCCGCACGGCGTACAGGGCGGTGACGGTGTGGCCGGGGCCGACCTCGCCGCCGTCCACGCTGTCGTCGCGGAAGTCCTCGTCGGCGACCTTGCGGTCCTCGTAGCCGATCAGCTTGAACTTCTCGACGGTCTTCCGGTCGAAGGCGACCTGCGCCTTGGCGTCCCGGGCGGTCAGTTCGAGGTGGGCGGGGAGCTGGTCCACGAACACCTTGCGGGCCTGTTCCTCGTCGGCGATGTACGTGGTGTGGCCGTCGCCCTTGTTGGTCAGCTGTTCCATGAAGTCGTCGCCGTAGTCGCTGCCGACGCCCACGCCGAAGAGGGTGATGCCGTACTCGCGGCGAGCCGAGTCGATGCGTTCGAGGATGTCGTCCGCCTCGGTGTCGCCGGTGTTGGCCAGCGCGTCGGAGAGCAGGACGACACGGTTGTTGCCGCCCTTGCGGCGGCCCTCCACCGCTTCCTCGTAACCGCGCTCGATGCCCGCCCCGACGTTGGTGGAGGCGCCGGGTTCCAGCGAGTCGACCGCGTCGTGGATCTTGCCCCGGTGGCCCTTCAGCCGGGTCATCGGCAGGACGGTCTCCGCGTCGTCGCTGAAGGTGACCAGGCTGATCGAGTCGTCGTCGCGCAGCTCGTCCGTGAGGATGCCCAGCGAGGTCTTGACCAGGCCGAGCCGGTCGGGCGAGTTCATCGAGCCCGAGACGTCCACCACGAAGGTGAGGGAGGCCGGGGGGCGTTCGGCCGTGCTGGGCGCGGCCTTGGTGGCCAGGCCGACCCGGACCAGCGACCAGTCGCCGTCCTCCTCGGCGGCCCTGGCCCCGTCGACGGAGACCGAGAAGCCGTTGCCCTCGGGGCGGTGGTAGCCCTGCCGGAAGCTGTTGACGAACTCCTCGGGCCGCACGGTCTCCGGTCCGGGCAGCCGGCCGTCGGCGAGGGTGCGGCGGGCGTAGCCGTACGAGGCGGTGTCGACGTCCAGCGCGAAGGTGGAGAGGTAGTCGGGCGGGGCGCTCTCCTTCAGCCGGTCAGCGCCGCCGTCGTCGTTCTTCTGCTCGTCCGTGTCACCCCGTGTGTAGGCGGGCGCGGGCGCCCCCGCGCGCCGCTGGTCGGACGTCGCCTTGCCGCCGCTGTCCGTCCCCGAGCAGCCGGTGAGCAGGACGCCCGTCGCGAGCAACAGCCCGACCGCGCCCCGGTACTTCCGTGTGCGGTGTTCCATCCCGTACCCCCTGTGTCGTCACGTCAGCACTTGTGAATGTGACGTGCGGACGGGCGGCCCGGACCGGACGAAAGGGTTGCGGAACGATCTCGATGCGGCAACGGCGAGCGCGGAACCGGCGGAATGTCAAGGTCAGGACACGATGTCCTTACGGCTGAACCCACGGAACGCGAAAGCGAACAGGATCAGGGCATACGTCACTGATACGGCCGCGCCCTTCGCCATGCCGCCCCACTCGATGGTGGGCTGGAGCGCGTCCGCCCAGGCGAACTGCCAGTGGGCGGGCAGGAAGTCCCGCCAGGAGCCGAGCGCGGTGACGGCGTCGAGCACATTGCCGACGATGGTCAGCCCGACGGCCCCGCCCACCGCGCCGAGCGGGGCGTCGGTCTTCGTCGACAGCCAGAACGCGAGGCCCGCGGTCACCAGTTGGGACACGAAGACGAACGCGACCACGAGCGCGAGGCGCGGCACCGCGTCCCCGGCCGACAGCGCTCCCCCGGTCGGCAGCTGGAGCGGCCCCCAGCCGTAGGCCGCCGCCCCCGCCGCGAGCGCGACGAGCGGCAGCAGGACCATCGCGGCGAGGCTGAAGCCCAGCGCGACGACGAGCTTGCTCCACAGCAGCCGGGCCCGGGGCACGGGCGCGGCCAGCAGATAGCGCAGGGAGGACCAGCTCGCCTCGGAGGCCACGGTGTCGCCGCAGAACAGCGCGACCGGGACGACCAGCAGGAAGCCCGCCGAGACGAACAGGCAGGTCGCGGCGAAGTTCGCGGCGGACGCGGTCGCCGTGTCCATCAGCGTGATCCGGTCCGCGCCGCCGCGCCCGCCGTCCGGGGTGCCGCCGATCGCGAACGCGATGATCAGGATGAACGGCAGCGCGGCCAGCACCCCGCCCATCAGCAGGGTCCGGCGCCGGCGCAACTGCCGGACCGCCTCGACGCGCAGCGGGAGGGTGTGGCGGGCGCGGTAGCCCGGCGCCTCGGGGGCCTCGGTGAGGCCGGCTGCGGTGCTCATGCGGAGCCTCCGGAGATCAGGGTGAGGAAGGCGTCCTCCAGGCGGCGGTGCGGGCCGACGCCCGTCAGCGGCACGTCGAGGCGGACCAGCTCGGCGATCAGCTCGGGCGAGGTCGCCCCGTCGAGCCGGACGAGGAGCCCGTGCCCGTCGTCGGTGCGGACGGCGGAGCCGATGCCCGGGAGGGCGGCGACCTTCTCCACGAGGGGTTCGGTGAGCGGGTCGGCGGCGGTGACCAGGAGCATGTCGCCGGAGCCGGTGATCTCGGCGACGGGGCCGGCCTGGACGAGCCTGCCCCGGTCCATGACGACCAGATGCGTGCAGGACTGCTCCACCTCGGACAGGAGGTGGCTGGAGACGATCACGGTGCGGCCGCCGGCCGCGTACCGGATCATCACGTCCCGCATCTCCCGGATCTGCGGCGGGTCGAGCCCGTTGGTCGGTTCGTCCAGGATGAGCAGGTCCGGCATGCCGAGCATGGCCTGGGCGATGGCGAGCCGCTGCCGCATGCCCTGCGAGTACGTGCGCACGGCGCGGGCCAGGGCGTCACCGAGCCCGGCGATCTCCAGGGCCTCCTCGATGCGCGCGTCCTCGTCGGGGCGGCCGGTGGCCTTCCAGTACAGCTCCAGGTTGGCGCGCCCGGACAGGTGCGGCAGGAAGCCCGCGCCCTCCACGAAGCAGCCGACCCGGGACAGCACGGGCGCGCCGGGGCGGATGGCCCGCCCGAAGACCCGGATCTCGCCGTCGTCGGGGGTGATGAGCCCCATGAGCATCCGCAGGGTGGTGGTCTTCCCGGCCCCGTTGGGGCCCAGCAGGCCGAGCACCTGCCCCTTCTCGACGCGGAAGGAGAGGTCGCGGACCGCGTACCGGTCGGCGGACTTGGCGTACTTCTTGGACAGGCCGGTGATCTGGAGCGGTACGTCGGTGAGCGCGGGGTCGGGTGCGGGCGTCGCGGTACGGCGCCGGGCGGTGAGCAGCAGGGCGGCGGCGATCACCAGGGCGGCGGCCGGCAGCCCCCAGGTCCACCAGGGCAGTGCGGCCGAGGCGGTCTTCAGGCCGGGCGCGGTGGGAAGCGTGAGGGGCCCGTCGAGGGAGACGGTGTACGTGGCGGGCTCGGCCGGGGACGCGTAGCCGAGGTCGGTCGCGGCGAGGACGAGGCGGAGGCGGTGGCCCGCGTCGAGTTCGTGGTCGACGGCGGGCAGGGTCAGCTGGATCGGCCTGCCCTGCTGTGCGGGGGTGATCCGGTACGGCGCGACGAGCTGGGCGGGCAGCACCTGCCGCTTCCCGTCCGGCGACACGTCGTACACCTTGCCGAACAGCACCGCGTCGCCGTGGTCGGCCTGCACGGTCACCCGGACCGTGGGGGCGCCGGTGATGCGGCGGGCGACGGGCAGCGGGGCGGAGTCGAAGCGGGCGTACTGGCCGGGGAAGTCGAGGGCGAGGCCGCCGACGCCGAGGGTGGAGAGCTGGGCGAGCGAGCCGCCGACGCCGGGGACGGCGGAGATCGAGGGCGGGTTGGCCCCCGCGGGGTTGCTGATCTTCTGGGTGCGCCCGTGCAATGCGACGGTCCGGGGGCCGCTGTGCAGGCCCGGGTACGTGTCGCTGCTCGCGCCCCTGGTGAGGGCGGCGCCGTCCGTGGAGTCGATGCCGCCGGTCCGGGTGACGCGGAAGGCGGGTCCGGTGTCGGCGCCCTGGTCCCCCTTCAGGTACCGGTCGAACCAGGAGCCGATCCTCTTCTCCACCCGGCCGGTCTCCATGTCGCCCCCGTCGTGCCCGCCGGCCGCCCAGTCGACGGAGACGGGGGCGCCGTTGGCGGCGATGGCCTTCGCCATGGCGTCGGCCTGGCCGAGCGGGAACAGGGAGTCGGTCTGGCCCTGCACGATGAGCGCGGGGGCCTTGATGCGGTCGGCCACGGCGCTCGGGGAGCGCTTCGTGAGCAGGTCGCGGGCGGCGGCGTCCGGCTTGCCGTTGACGGCGACCCGTTCGTACAGGTCGCACAGCTCCTTCTCGAAGTTGGCGCAGCCGCCGCCGGAGTTGACGAAGATCCCGGTCCAGAGTTTCTTGAACACCCCGTCCGGGAAGAGCGCGTCGGCGAGGTTCCAGTAGGTGATCTGCGGGGCGATGGCGTCGACGCGGTGGTCGTACCCGGCGGCGAGCAGCGAGACCGCGCCGCCGTAGGACGCCCCGGTGACGCCGACGCGCGGGTCGCCCTTCGCGTCGAGCCGGACCTCGGGGCGGCCGGCGAGCCAGTCGATCAGCCGGGACACGTCCTTGACCTCGCGGTCCGGCGCGTTCAGCCCGATCCTGCCGCCCGACTTGCCGAAGCCGCGGGCGGACCAGGTGAGGACGGCGTATCCGTCGCGGGCCAGCTGTTCGGCCTGCGCCCGGGTCTCCGCCTTGCTGCCGCCGAATCCGTGGCCGATGAGCACGGCGGGCCGGCGCCCGTCGCCCCCGGCCGTGAAGTACGAGGTGTCGAGGGAGACCCCGTCGACGCGCATCATCCGGTCCTGGCGGTGCACGGCCGGGCCGCTGTCGTCGGCCACCGCCGTCCAGGTGCCCGCACCGGCGAGCACGAGGAGCGCGGCACCGGCCGCCGCCCACCGGCCTCGGGTGCGGGGCAGCAGGCGCCGCCACCGGGACGTACGCGCAACAGGGGAGTCCATGCGTCCGACCCTATGCGGCCCGCCACCCCGTCCCACCTGCCGCCGGGCGGAACTCCCGGGCATCCTCAAGGCGTACGGAAGCGGGCCTCGTACTCCGGACGCGGTATGCCGGGGTACGGCGGTCCGGCCCGCCAATTGCGTCGCGCGACGGCCCCGCGCTCTGGAACGCTGCCGCCATGGAACTGCCGGAAGTACTGCTCATCGGCGGCCGCGCGGGCGTCGGGAAGACCACGGTGGCCTGGGAGGTGTCGGCGCGGCTGCGCGAGGCGGGGGCCGTGCACGCGGTGATCGACGGGGACTTCATGTGCGCCGTGCACCCCGCGCCGGACGACGACCCGCGCCGGTCCCTGATCACCGAACGCAATCTGGCGGCGGTCTGGGCCAACTACGCGGCCCTGGGCGTGCGCCGTCTCGTCTACACCAACACGGTGTGCGTGCTGCCCGAGACCGCGCCCATGTTCGAGCGCGCGATGGGGGGCGGGGTGCGGTGCGTACGGGTGCTGCTGACCGCGTCCGACGCGACGGCCGAGCAGCGGCTCACCGGCCGCGAGATCGGCTCCGAGCTGGAGCACGAGCTGCTCAGCAGCCACCGCAAGGCCCGGATGCTCGACGCCCGGGTCCCGGCGGACACCACGCGGTTGGCGACCGACGGGCGGACGGTACCGGACATCGCGCGGGAGATCGTGGAGCTGACGGGGTGGACCGGGGCCCGACAGCCTTGTGGGAAGCTCACGCCCCACCCGCCCGAAGGCTGTCCGTGATCGCCAAATCCCTTTCAGGACAAGCGTGTTGGAATGCCCCTATGGTCAATTCCACTGACGGAATCACGCACCTGGGTCCGGACGCTCCCGTACAGCGCCTGCGTGCCGAGATCGTCCGGATGCGGGACGAGGCGACGCGGCAGAGGAAGATCGCGCACCGTCGGGCCGAGTTCTGGGCCAGGACGGACATCGCCCTCGGTTTCCCCGCGGCCCTGCTGGCGGGCACGGCCGGAGCGGCGGGGCTGGCCTCGGCGGATGTGCGGGTGGCCGCCGCCCTCGCCGCCCTCGCCTCCGCCGGGTTCGCTGCGGGAGCGAGCTTCCTGCGCAGCGACGCCAGACGCCGCGCCAACAAACGTGCGCGCCACGCGTGGGCGTCGGTCGAGGCCAGGGCCATGGTGGCGCTCGCCCGCGAGCACGTGTCCCACGAGAACCTCGGCGACCTGCTGGAATGCCGCCAGGCCGCGCTGGCCGCCTACGACGGTGAAGACACCCCCGGGACCGCCGCCGGCGCCGGGTAGACCCGTTCGTCCGGGAGCAGCGCGGTCGCGGCCTCCGTCTCGCCCGCCCGGGCCAGCGCGTGGATCTCCCGGGCGAGCGGGGTGACGTCGCGGATCGAGACCGTCCACTCGTCCGCGTAACGCCGTGACGCCTCCCCGGCCAGGCCGAGCTGGAGCGAGCGGTACGGGAGCCGGTTCAGGTGCAGGTCGCGCTCGGGGTCCCACTGGACGCGGGCGGGGGCCCGGCGCAGCTCGCGCTGCCAGGTGGCGTGGTCGGGGTGCACGTCCCGTTCGTAGTGGGAGAGTTCGGCGTGGGCGAGGGCCCAGTCGAAGCCCTCGCGGGTGATCTCGACGGCGAGGACGGTCTCCTGGCCCTCCTTCGTCCCCCAGCCGCAGCGGTACATCATCCACAGGAAGCTCGGCTTGATCCACGTCATGCGGTCGCGCTTCCAGGCGGCCGGGAAGCGCCCGTCGCGGGCGGCGGGCAGCCCGAGCGACGGGGTGTACGCCTGATAGACGGTCACGGTTTCGGCGGTGTGGAGCGCGCGGATCTGGTGCTGGGGCGGGATGGCTGCGGATGCGGATGCGGTCATGCAGCCATCCCAGCACCGGCGGCGGGCTGACGGCGAACGAGTTTCCGGCCGGCCAGGGCCTAGCGGGCCGCGTGCATCACGCGCGGTCCGTGCATCACGCGAACGCCGGACGACACGGCCACGTGGTCACCAGCCGACGCCTTCGCTCCGGCCGTGGAGTTCCCGTAGTAGTTCCACCGCCAGGTGCCGGAATCGGTGGCCTTCACGGTGGTCTTGAGCGCCCCCGTCGAACTGGACGTCACCTTCTTGACCGTCTTGTCGGTCGGCGCCGCCGCCATCGCGGTGAACACGGCCGCCGCGCCCCCGGCCACCACCGCGTTCCACAACTTCTTCGCCGTAGGTGCGAACCCGCCCTCCCCTTGGAAACCGGACCGTCTTTGGGACCGCCCTGGGCCGTGCGCGGTTGTACGCCGTACGGCAACGATCGGGGCACGCGCTCGGAGCCGTACAAGCGCATGGCGAAGGCCATGACATTCGTCATGCGGAGGTCAGTACACGCGGCTCTGCCGGGGAGGGGGCCCGGATCGGCAGTCTTGAACGTGTCGAGAGCGGGAGCCACGAAGGCGCCGCCGCAACGGGAGGAACCGACATGAGCAGCCCGGCCGCCACACTCACCACCCCCTCCCCCGCCCTCGACGCCCCCACCACCCCGATCGAGCCCCGCAAGGCCCTCGTGGACAGCATGAAGCCGCTCCTGGTGGACGTCGCACTGCCGCTCGCCGCGTACTACGCGCTGAAGGCGGCGGGGCTCGGCACGTTCGGCGCACTGGCCTGGAGCAGCGTGGTCCCGGCGGTCCGCACGGTATGGGGCGCGGTGCGCGAGCGCCGGCTCAACGGCCTCGCGGCGCTGATGGTGTCGGTCAACGCGGTCTCGCTGCTGCTGGGCCTGGTGTCCGGTGACCCCCGGCTGATGCTCCTCAAGGACAGCGCGGTGAGCAGCGTCATCGGCCTGACGTTCCTGGTGACGGCGGTGCGCGGCCGCCCAATGCTGTCGGCGG
Proteins encoded in this window:
- a CDS encoding YfjP family GTPase, with the protein product MTAVTDENPGQGGTGEQLSDTSGSDTTTSRTSRSGTGWDDGLIARRAQAGRKEAEQTPDEAPEEEEDDGRPQVEAYVDSGSPLRPRLDALRELVGLSRARLDRAALAEAGRVLDEAAARQRLSSRHTVVAIAGASGSGKSALFNALAGAQLSETGLRRPTTSSPLACSWTDGAAGLLDRLAVPGRLRRRPAPGAAADEALQGLVLVDLPDHDSAAKGHRDQVDRVLALVDAVIWVVDPEKYADAALHERYLRPLAGHAEVTFVVLNQIDRLPGEAADQVLDDLRRLLDEDGMALGEHGEPGATVLPLSALTGEGVGELRELLGRFVQDRTAATRRLSADVDAAAARLRPVYVAEGRPGLGERAREEFTDRLAEAVGAAAAGQAAEREWRRNAGRACGTPWLRLWRWYEATRQPGSRDRVPLAAPPEERLTARQRVEQAVRTVADDAAAGLPGPWAQAVREAAVHGAKGLPDALDELAGRVTGGEAAARGAGGGAVCATASEPAGGTANRGAGEGRGGRAAGRPPRPAWWPAAVLAQVAMTLLQIFGGLWLAGQIIGVLEPGLLTPALVMLGGVVGGPLVEWSCAAAARGPARRYGQEAERRLREAAAACGRARVLDPVAAELMRYREVRERYVAVTEFSTTGR
- a CDS encoding dynamin family protein, with amino-acid sequence MDVRPQLIDALSALRDRVAAVRLPLPLPGAARARQTRTELLAQLDDYLLPRLKDPEAPLLAVIGGSTGAGKSTLVNSLVGRRVSEAGVLRPTTRTPVLVCHPDDQHWFTGVRVLPQLTRVWLPPEEYAEPGQCDDLDGPDGHAAEEGTALRVETAPGLPRGLALLDAPDIDSLVVRNRVLAAELICAADIWVMVTTASRYADAVPWHLLRTAKEYNASLVTVLDRVPHQVIAEVSRQYGALLTKAGLGEVPRFTIPELPESAGGGRGLLPTTAVAPLRAWLAHRAQDPAARQQAVGRTAAGVVDSLNVRMPALAGAVAAQYAAAVRLTGVVEEAYGKEGARLRRRLKNGGALAGDARTRWRGYPTYSSSDEVLDALVESLAALLECGVAAADEQIRAVWRKEPAAAAFAFEAAGREEGGWGPAEDIRGRIDMAVRRWRRILEELAEEELRLMERNTAPDPETVAALLAASLLGGRRARTAGEQLAERMGAQGALRLRDKGGALLTNCLDHVLNGERDRRLAPLDALDVAPEPQAELIAALSLLQKERWQR
- a CDS encoding vWA domain-containing protein produces the protein MEHRTRKYRGAVGLLLATGVLLTGCSGTDSGGKATSDQRRAGAPAPAYTRGDTDEQKNDDGGADRLKESAPPDYLSTFALDVDTASYGYARRTLADGRLPGPETVRPEEFVNSFRQGYHRPEGNGFSVSVDGARAAEEDGDWSLVRVGLATKAAPSTAERPPASLTFVVDVSGSMNSPDRLGLVKTSLGILTDELRDDDSISLVTFSDDAETVLPMTRLKGHRGKIHDAVDSLEPGASTNVGAGIERGYEEAVEGRRKGGNNRVVLLSDALANTGDTEADDILERIDSARREYGITLFGVGVGSDYGDDFMEQLTNKGDGHTTYIADEEQARKVFVDQLPAHLELTARDAKAQVAFDRKTVEKFKLIGYEDRKVADEDFRDDSVDGGEVGPGHTVTALYAVRLRDGASGHVATATVRWLDPKTRKPHEETGSVTAGAITGKLWGGRSTRLQVTAVAAYFAENLRGTGLPGAPGLGELADRAEKLATTTEDASVTKLADAITRAERLKGGGDMVEDKGEGEMD
- a CDS encoding ABC transporter permease, which translates into the protein MSTAAGLTEAPEAPGYRARHTLPLRVEAVRQLRRRRTLLMGGVLAALPFILIIAFAIGGTPDGGRGGADRITLMDTATASAANFAATCLFVSAGFLLVVPVALFCGDTVASEASWSSLRYLLAAPVPRARLLWSKLVVALGFSLAAMVLLPLVALAAGAAAYGWGPLQLPTGGALSAGDAVPRLALVVAFVFVSQLVTAGLAFWLSTKTDAPLGAVGGAVGLTIVGNVLDAVTALGSWRDFLPAHWQFAWADALQPTIEWGGMAKGAAVSVTYALILFAFAFRGFSRKDIVS
- a CDS encoding alpha/beta fold hydrolase, yielding MDSPVARTSRWRRLLPRTRGRWAAAGAALLVLAGAGTWTAVADDSGPAVHRQDRMMRVDGVSLDTSYFTAGGDGRRPAVLIGHGFGGSKAETRAQAEQLARDGYAVLTWSARGFGKSGGRIGLNAPDREVKDVSRLIDWLAGRPEVRLDAKGDPRVGVTGASYGGAVSLLAAGYDHRVDAIAPQITYWNLADALFPDGVFKKLWTGIFVNSGGGCANFEKELCDLYERVAVNGKPDAAARDLLTKRSPSAVADRIKAPALIVQGQTDSLFPLGQADAMAKAIAANGAPVSVDWAAGGHDGGDMETGRVEKRIGSWFDRYLKGDQGADTGPAFRVTRTGGIDSTDGAALTRGASSDTYPGLHSGPRTVALHGRTQKISNPAGANPPSISAVPGVGGSLAQLSTLGVGGLALDFPGQYARFDSAPLPVARRITGAPTVRVTVQADHGDAVLFGKVYDVSPDGKRQVLPAQLVAPYRITPAQQGRPIQLTLPAVDHELDAGHRLRLVLAATDLGYASPAEPATYTVSLDGPLTLPTAPGLKTASAALPWWTWGLPAAALVIAAALLLTARRRTATPAPDPALTDVPLQITGLSKKYAKSADRYAVRDLSFRVEKGQVLGLLGPNGAGKTTTLRMLMGLITPDDGEIRVFGRAIRPGAPVLSRVGCFVEGAGFLPHLSGRANLELYWKATGRPDEDARIEEALEIAGLGDALARAVRTYSQGMRQRLAIAQAMLGMPDLLILDEPTNGLDPPQIREMRDVMIRYAAGGRTVIVSSHLLSEVEQSCTHLVVMDRGRLVQAGPVAEITGSGDMLLVTAADPLTEPLVEKVAALPGIGSAVRTDDGHGLLVRLDGATSPELIAELVRLDVPLTGVGPHRRLEDAFLTLISGGSA
- a CDS encoding AAA family ATPase; protein product: MELPEVLLIGGRAGVGKTTVAWEVSARLREAGAVHAVIDGDFMCAVHPAPDDDPRRSLITERNLAAVWANYAALGVRRLVYTNTVCVLPETAPMFERAMGGGVRCVRVLLTASDATAEQRLTGREIGSELEHELLSSHRKARMLDARVPADTTRLATDGRTVPDIAREIVELTGWTGARQPCGKLTPHPPEGCP
- a CDS encoding DUF4291 domain-containing protein codes for the protein MTASASAAIPPQHQIRALHTAETVTVYQAYTPSLGLPAARDGRFPAAWKRDRMTWIKPSFLWMMYRCGWGTKEGQETVLAVEITREGFDWALAHAELSHYERDVHPDHATWQRELRRAPARVQWDPERDLHLNRLPYRSLQLGLAGEASRRYADEWTVSIRDVTPLAREIHALARAGETEAATALLPDERVYPAPAAVPGVSSPS